One stretch of Ipomoea triloba cultivar NCNSP0323 chromosome 8, ASM357664v1 DNA includes these proteins:
- the LOC116027140 gene encoding CTP synthase-like isoform X1, protein MKYVLVTGGVVSGLGKGVTASSIGLILQACGLRVTSIKIDPYLNIDAGTMSPFEHGEVYVLDDGGEVDLDLGNYERFEDIKLTRDNNITTGKIYQYVLEKERRGDYLGKTVQVCLIFGVSTLCSSYMVSVCYMYDTIPVQVVPHITDAIQEWIERVAAIPVDGKDGPADVCIIELGGTIGDIESMPFIEALGQFSYRVGTGNFCLIHVSLVPVLSVVGEQKTKPTQHSVKGLRSLGLTPNILACRSTTPLDENVKEKLSRFCHVLVENIVSLYDVSNIWHVPLLLRDQKAHEAILRALNLKGVAKEPELREWTSRAELCDLLHEPVRVAMVGKYTGLSDSYLSVLKALLHASVACHRKLCIDWVPAGDLEDITAKENPDNYKSAWNLLKGADAVLVPGGFGDRGVEGKILAAKYARENRIPYLGICLGMQIAVIEFARSILGLKDANSTEFDPNTQNPCVIFMPEGSKTHMGGTMRLGSRRTYFQVADCISAKLYGNKDFVDERHRHRYEVNPEMVEQLEAAGLCFTGKDESGRRMEIFELSNHSYFVGVQFHPEFKSRPGKPSALFVGLIAAASGQLNGLLKKSASGLSNGHSPIKPQQHECGTKLANGIHCNGNGVHI, encoded by the exons ATGAAGTACGTGCTGGTGACCGGAGGAGTGGTGAGCGGCCTCGGAAAAGGAGTGACGGCGAGTAGTATAGGCCTCATTCTTCAGGCCTGTGGACTTCGTGTTACTTCCATCAAGATAG ATCCTTACTTGAATATCGATGCCGGAACAATGTCTCCTTTTGAACATGGTGAAGTATATGTCTTGGATGATGGTGGTGAG GTGGATCTAGATCTTGGGAACTATGAGCGTTTCGAAGATATTAAGCTGACACGGGACAACAATATAACTACTGGAAAAATTTACCAG TATGTTCttgaaaaggagagaagaggagatTATTTGGGTAAAACTGTTCAGGTTTGTCTTATTTTTGGAGTTTCTACTTTGTGTTCATCATATATGGTGTCAGTTTGTTACATGTATGATACAATCCCTGTTCAGGTTGTCCCTCACATTACAGATGCCATTCAAGAATGGATTGAACGCGTAGCAGCCATTCCAGTTGATGGAAAAGATGGCCCAGCTGATGTATGTATCATAGAATTGGGTGGAACTATAG GTGACATTGAGTCGATGCCATTTATTGAGGCTTTAGGACAATTCTCATATCGCGTTG GTACTGGGAACTTTTGCCTGATACATGTTAGTCTTGTGCCGGTTTTGAGTGTTGTTGGTGAGCAG AAAACAAAGCCAACTCAGCACAGTGTAAAGGGATTGAGAAGCCTGGGCTTGACACCAAATATTTTAGCATGTCGGAGCACTACG CCACTTGATGAGAATGTCAAGGAGAAACTTTCCCGATTTTGCCATGTTCTG GTAGAGAATATTGTCTCTCTTTATGATGTTTCCAACATCTGGCATGTTCCTTTGCTGCTAAGA GACCAGAAGGCGCATGAGGCCATTTTGAGAGCCCTGAACCTCAAAGG AGTTGCAAAGGAACCTGAGTTGAGAGAATGGACATCTCGTGCTGAACTTTGTGACTTGCTACATGAACCA GTAAGAGTTGCCATGGTTGGAAAGTACACGGGGCTGTCAGATTCTTACCTCTCTGTACTAAAG GCTCTTCTGCATGCTTCTGTAGCTTGCCACAGGAAACTTTGCATAGATTGGGTCCCAGCTGGCGATCTTGAGGATATTACTGCAAAAGAG AATCCTGATAATTATAAGAGTGCCTGGAATCTCTTGAAG GGTGCAGATGCGGTACTTGTTCCTGGAGGGTTTGGTGACAGGGGTGTGGAAGGTAAAATACTTGCAGCCAAGTATGCTCGTGAAAACAGGATTCCGTACCTTGGAATATGTCTCGGAATGCAAATCGCTGTAATTGAGTTTGCTCGATCAATTCTTGGTTTAAAAGATGCAAACAGCACCGAGTTTGATCCAAATACTCAGAATCCCTGCGTAATTTTTATGCCAGAG GGCTCAAAAACCCATATGGGAGGGACTATGCGGCTCGGATCCAGGAGGACATATTTTCAGGTCGCAGACTGTATTTCCGCTAAATT ATATGGCAATAAAGACTTCGTTGATGAAAGACATCGCCATAGATATGAG GTAAACCCTGAAATGGTTGAGCAGCTCGAAGCTGCCGGTCTTTGTTTCACTGGCAAAGATGAAAGTGGTCGTCGCATGGAG ATTTTTGAACTGTCTAATCACTCTTATTTTGTCGGGGTTCAATTTCATCCCGAGTTCAAATCAAGACCCGGAAAACCTTCCGCGTTGTTCGTAG GCCTTATAGCAGCTGCGTCTGGGCAACTCAACGGCCTTCTTAAGAAGAGCGCGAGTGGGTTGAGCAACGGCCACTCGCCAATAAAGCCACAGCAACATGAATGTGGAACCAAACTCGCCAATGGCATTCATTGCAACGGGAATGGAGTTCATATCTGA
- the LOC116027141 gene encoding oxygen-dependent coproporphyrinogen-III oxidase, chloroplastic-like, which translates to MMTTAILSSTHSSSASAFPPAKLHSSSSYGAPSILSLPTISKNSGASRLRLRAQVSSSSPRMIEKETVESHRPDTFLRDSDNGSFSGAGNESNSVRARFEKMIREVQDSVCSALEAADGEGKFKEDVWSRPGGGGGISRVLQDGAVFEKAGVNVSVVYGNMPPEAYRAAKPSGSAADNGNVKAGHVPFFAAGISSVLHPKNPFAPTLHFNYRYFETDAPKDAPGAPRQWWFGGGTDLTPSYIFDEDVKHFHSVQKSACDKFDPSFYPRFKKWCDDYFYIKHRGERRGLGGIFFDDLNNYDQEMLLSFATECANSVIPAYIPIVEKRKDTPFTDSHKEWQQLRRGRYVEFNLVYDRGTTFGLKTGGRIESILVSLPLTARWEYTHQPEEGSEEWRLLDACINPKDWI; encoded by the exons ATGATGACCACGGCGATTCTCTCCTCTACGCACTCTTCTTCCGCCTCCGCCTTCCCGCCGGCCAAACtccattcttcttcctcttatGGCGCTCCTTCTATACTCAGTCTTCCTACTATAAGCAAAAACTCCGGTGCGAGCAGGCTCCGTCTGCGTGCTCAGGTCTCCTCTTCGTCGCCCCGGATGATCGAGAAGGAAACTGTGGAGTCTCACCGGCCCGATACGTTCCTGCGAGATTCTGATAACGGGAGCTTCTCCGGCGCGGGGAATGAGTCCAATTCCGTTAGGGCTCGCTTTGAGAAGATGATTAGGGAGGTTCAGGACAGCGTCTGCTCGGCATTGGAGGCCGCGGATGGAGAGGGGAAGTTTAAGGAAGACGTTTGGTCCCGCCCCGGCGGGGGCGGGGGAATCAGTAGGGTTTTGCAGGACGGCGCCGTATTTGAAAAGGCCGGCGTCAATGTCTCCGTCGTTTATGGAAACATGCCTCCCGAGGCCTATCGAGCTGCCAAGCCCTCCGGCTCTGCCGCCGACAATGGCAATGTAAAGGCCGGCCATGTTCCCTTTTTCGCTGCTGGGATTAGCTCG GTTCTGCATCCGAAGAACCCTTTTGCTCCAACTCTGCATTTCAACTATCGGTATTTTGAAACCGATGCTCCAAAAG ATGCTCCTGGAGCACCAAGGCAGTGGTGGTTTGGTGGTGGTACGGATTTGACACCTTCTTACATCTTTGATGAGGACGTAAAACACTTCCATTCG GTTCAAAAAAGTGCTTGTGACAAGTTTGATCCCAGCTTCTATCCTCGATTCAAGAAATGGTGTGatgattatttttatattaag CACCGTGGAGAGAGAAGAGGCCTTGGAGGAATTTTCTTTGATGATCTAAATAACTATGATCAAGAGATGCTTCTTTCCTTTGCTACAG AGTGCGCGAATTCTGTCATCCCTGCATATATACCAATCGTAGAGAAGAGGAAGGATACACCCTTCACAGACAGTCACAAGGAATGGCAACAACTACGTAGGGGGCGCTACGTAGAATTCAACCTG GTTTATGACCGTGGAACAACATTTGGACTAAAGACCGGAGGCCGGATAGAGAGTATTCTTGTTTCTCTTCCATTAACTGCACGATGGGAGTACACCCAC CAACCAGAAGAGGGGAGTGAAGAATGGCGGCTATTGGATGCTTGTATCAACCCAAAGGATTGGATCTGA
- the LOC116027140 gene encoding CTP synthase-like isoform X2 translates to MKYVLVTGGVVSGLGKGVTASSIGLILQACGLRVTSIKIDPYLNIDAGTMSPFEHGEVYVLDDGGEVDLDLGNYERFEDIKLTRDNNITTGKIYQYVLEKERRGDYLGKTVQVVPHITDAIQEWIERVAAIPVDGKDGPADVCIIELGGTIGDIESMPFIEALGQFSYRVGTGNFCLIHVSLVPVLSVVGEQKTKPTQHSVKGLRSLGLTPNILACRSTTPLDENVKEKLSRFCHVLVENIVSLYDVSNIWHVPLLLRDQKAHEAILRALNLKGVAKEPELREWTSRAELCDLLHEPVRVAMVGKYTGLSDSYLSVLKALLHASVACHRKLCIDWVPAGDLEDITAKENPDNYKSAWNLLKGADAVLVPGGFGDRGVEGKILAAKYARENRIPYLGICLGMQIAVIEFARSILGLKDANSTEFDPNTQNPCVIFMPEGSKTHMGGTMRLGSRRTYFQVADCISAKLYGNKDFVDERHRHRYEVNPEMVEQLEAAGLCFTGKDESGRRMEIFELSNHSYFVGVQFHPEFKSRPGKPSALFVGLIAAASGQLNGLLKKSASGLSNGHSPIKPQQHECGTKLANGIHCNGNGVHI, encoded by the exons ATGAAGTACGTGCTGGTGACCGGAGGAGTGGTGAGCGGCCTCGGAAAAGGAGTGACGGCGAGTAGTATAGGCCTCATTCTTCAGGCCTGTGGACTTCGTGTTACTTCCATCAAGATAG ATCCTTACTTGAATATCGATGCCGGAACAATGTCTCCTTTTGAACATGGTGAAGTATATGTCTTGGATGATGGTGGTGAG GTGGATCTAGATCTTGGGAACTATGAGCGTTTCGAAGATATTAAGCTGACACGGGACAACAATATAACTACTGGAAAAATTTACCAG TATGTTCttgaaaaggagagaagaggagatTATTTGGGTAAAACTGTTCAG GTTGTCCCTCACATTACAGATGCCATTCAAGAATGGATTGAACGCGTAGCAGCCATTCCAGTTGATGGAAAAGATGGCCCAGCTGATGTATGTATCATAGAATTGGGTGGAACTATAG GTGACATTGAGTCGATGCCATTTATTGAGGCTTTAGGACAATTCTCATATCGCGTTG GTACTGGGAACTTTTGCCTGATACATGTTAGTCTTGTGCCGGTTTTGAGTGTTGTTGGTGAGCAG AAAACAAAGCCAACTCAGCACAGTGTAAAGGGATTGAGAAGCCTGGGCTTGACACCAAATATTTTAGCATGTCGGAGCACTACG CCACTTGATGAGAATGTCAAGGAGAAACTTTCCCGATTTTGCCATGTTCTG GTAGAGAATATTGTCTCTCTTTATGATGTTTCCAACATCTGGCATGTTCCTTTGCTGCTAAGA GACCAGAAGGCGCATGAGGCCATTTTGAGAGCCCTGAACCTCAAAGG AGTTGCAAAGGAACCTGAGTTGAGAGAATGGACATCTCGTGCTGAACTTTGTGACTTGCTACATGAACCA GTAAGAGTTGCCATGGTTGGAAAGTACACGGGGCTGTCAGATTCTTACCTCTCTGTACTAAAG GCTCTTCTGCATGCTTCTGTAGCTTGCCACAGGAAACTTTGCATAGATTGGGTCCCAGCTGGCGATCTTGAGGATATTACTGCAAAAGAG AATCCTGATAATTATAAGAGTGCCTGGAATCTCTTGAAG GGTGCAGATGCGGTACTTGTTCCTGGAGGGTTTGGTGACAGGGGTGTGGAAGGTAAAATACTTGCAGCCAAGTATGCTCGTGAAAACAGGATTCCGTACCTTGGAATATGTCTCGGAATGCAAATCGCTGTAATTGAGTTTGCTCGATCAATTCTTGGTTTAAAAGATGCAAACAGCACCGAGTTTGATCCAAATACTCAGAATCCCTGCGTAATTTTTATGCCAGAG GGCTCAAAAACCCATATGGGAGGGACTATGCGGCTCGGATCCAGGAGGACATATTTTCAGGTCGCAGACTGTATTTCCGCTAAATT ATATGGCAATAAAGACTTCGTTGATGAAAGACATCGCCATAGATATGAG GTAAACCCTGAAATGGTTGAGCAGCTCGAAGCTGCCGGTCTTTGTTTCACTGGCAAAGATGAAAGTGGTCGTCGCATGGAG ATTTTTGAACTGTCTAATCACTCTTATTTTGTCGGGGTTCAATTTCATCCCGAGTTCAAATCAAGACCCGGAAAACCTTCCGCGTTGTTCGTAG GCCTTATAGCAGCTGCGTCTGGGCAACTCAACGGCCTTCTTAAGAAGAGCGCGAGTGGGTTGAGCAACGGCCACTCGCCAATAAAGCCACAGCAACATGAATGTGGAACCAAACTCGCCAATGGCATTCATTGCAACGGGAATGGAGTTCATATCTGA